Proteins from a genomic interval of Paenibacillus sp. RC334:
- a CDS encoding DUF4145 domain-containing protein, whose translation MKGATNKEGFGLQFSNEQFVLSNCENCNFPTIWLGEKMIFPIQGISEPPNQNLPDEIKEDYEEARAISNLSPRGAAALLRLCIQKLCAFLGQPGKNINSDIKELVALGLPPKVQEALDIVRVIGNDSVHPGTIDIKDDRTTVNMLFKLVNFIAQKMITEPREIDQIYSGLPTDKLEGIRQRDGSTQSS comes from the coding sequence ATGAAAGGAGCAACGAACAAAGAAGGATTCGGGCTTCAATTTTCAAATGAACAATTTGTACTTTCGAATTGTGAAAACTGCAATTTTCCTACTATTTGGCTGGGGGAAAAAATGATTTTTCCTATTCAAGGTATTTCAGAACCTCCTAACCAAAATTTACCGGATGAAATCAAAGAAGATTATGAAGAAGCTAGAGCAATTTCAAATTTGTCTCCGCGTGGAGCTGCAGCATTGCTTAGACTATGTATTCAAAAGTTGTGTGCTTTTCTTGGACAACCAGGAAAGAACATCAATTCAGATATTAAAGAATTGGTAGCATTGGGGCTCCCACCCAAAGTTCAAGAAGCACTAGATATTGTGAGAGTTATTGGTAATGATTCTGTTCATCCAGGCACTATAGATATAAAGGACGATAGAACAACTGTTAACATGCTATTTAAATTAGTTAATTTCATTGCCCAAAAAATGATAACAGAACCTCGAGAAATTGATCAAATATATAGTGGACTACCTACTGATAAACTTGAA
- a CDS encoding retropepsin-like aspartic protease encodes MKINYDGQLITTSLTITFRGRALRIDDVIIDTGSSHTIISPDILEEIGVTYETGDSIYEAYGIGGSIPFYTKIMDRIEIGTNSIQNIEIDVGILPKDHKGLLGLDILKQQNFIIDLKTLELRK; translated from the coding sequence ATGAAAATTAACTATGATGGTCAGTTAATTACAACGTCACTTACCATTACATTTAGAGGAAGAGCATTGAGAATAGATGATGTAATTATAGATACAGGATCTTCACATACTATAATTAGTCCTGATATTTTAGAGGAAATCGGTGTGACTTACGAAACAGGGGATTCAATATATGAAGCATACGGGATCGGAGGAAGTATTCCTTTCTACACAAAAATTATGGACAGGATTGAAATAGGTACAAACAGCATTCAAAATATAGAAATAGATGTAGGTATATTGCCTAAAGATCATAAAGGACTCCTCGGATTGGATATTCTGAAACAACAAAATTTTATTATTGACTTGAAAACATTAGAATTACGTAAGTGA
- a CDS encoding SIR2 family protein, with protein sequence MSNFQLKNEFYYSEFDGFAPQGFDDFEGPTIFEIKFYRSRNSLFKLFIDKNFEKLINRIVKSNLQVRNIIFIITLELDETDRMKFSDQFINNYNIKFELWDINDLTKILNLYPQLVFETYENISELLIDTKISESVKKNNDDWKRKQRTSIEQLKKAYDDDDLVLFLGAGVSMDAKIPSWDNLVSDLLVNLIGNKLGEYDINLSELERNFIVKNLKEFNGNSPLLMARYIRKGLENIFNQILTEILYKNCIDTSDILNEISQLCLPVRDGVGVRGVVTYNFDDLLEYNLKNYRIRFKSVFRESDLPSSSELGIYHVHGFLPRNSNEYDNLSKSLLVFSEEGYHNLMLDPYNWSNLVQLNYLRENTCLLIGLSMTDPNLRRLLDIAVRKQEGDFCKHFALMKREAYVNKLDIETNVNVSSIEKFDTANQELQEDYYKELGLNIIWYDSYKEIPTIIKQIKE encoded by the coding sequence GTGTCAAATTTTCAATTAAAAAATGAATTTTATTATTCTGAGTTTGATGGATTTGCACCTCAAGGCTTTGATGATTTTGAAGGCCCTACAATTTTTGAGATCAAGTTTTATAGAAGTAGGAACTCCTTATTTAAATTATTTATAGATAAGAATTTCGAAAAATTAATTAATAGGATTGTTAAAAGTAACTTACAAGTTAGAAATATAATTTTCATTATCACTCTGGAACTTGATGAAACAGACCGAATGAAATTTTCGGATCAATTTATTAACAACTATAATATTAAATTTGAATTGTGGGATATAAATGATTTAACTAAGATATTAAATTTATATCCTCAACTGGTCTTTGAAACGTATGAAAATATTTCTGAACTATTAATTGACACTAAAATTTCTGAAAGCGTAAAGAAAAACAATGATGATTGGAAAAGAAAACAAAGGACAAGCATTGAACAATTAAAGAAGGCATATGACGATGATGATTTAGTATTGTTTTTAGGTGCGGGAGTATCAATGGATGCCAAAATACCATCATGGGATAATTTGGTTAGTGATCTTTTAGTTAATTTGATCGGTAACAAACTTGGTGAGTATGATATCAATCTAAGTGAATTAGAGCGAAATTTCATCGTAAAGAACTTAAAGGAATTCAATGGGAATTCTCCTTTGCTAATGGCGAGATATATTCGAAAAGGACTTGAAAATATATTCAATCAAATACTGACAGAGATCTTATATAAGAATTGTATTGATACGTCAGACATACTAAATGAAATATCCCAATTGTGCCTACCTGTAAGAGATGGTGTCGGTGTTAGAGGAGTTGTTACATATAATTTTGATGATCTCTTAGAATATAACTTGAAGAATTATAGAATTAGATTTAAATCAGTCTTTAGGGAATCTGATTTGCCATCATCAAGCGAGCTTGGTATATATCATGTACATGGATTTTTACCGCGAAACTCTAATGAATATGATAATTTATCTAAGTCTTTACTTGTCTTTTCTGAAGAAGGATATCATAACTTAATGCTTGATCCATATAACTGGTCAAATTTAGTTCAATTAAATTATTTGAGAGAAAATACCTGTTTATTAATTGGGTTATCTATGACCGATCCCAATTTAAGAAGGTTACTTGATATCGCTGTAAGAAAGCAGGAAGGTGATTTTTGTAAACATTTTGCTTTAATGAAGCGTGAAGCGTATGTTAACAAATTAGATATTGAAACAAACGTCAACGTATCGAGTATAGAAAAATTCGATACTGCCAACCAAGAATTACAAGAGGATTATTATAAGGAACTAGGTCTAAATATTATTTGGTATGATTCTTACAAAGAAATACCAACAATAATAAAACAAATAAAAGAATAA
- a CDS encoding helix-turn-helix transcriptional regulator, whose amino-acid sequence MTVIKCNIRELMAEHRIDDITELMAKSGLSRNSINKLYRETNIETTKLETLFKLCDTFKCKLSDLIEYVPEENQ is encoded by the coding sequence ATGACCGTAATCAAGTGCAATATAAGAGAACTCATGGCAGAACATCGAATAGATGATATAACAGAATTGATGGCGAAATCGGGATTAAGTCGGAATTCAATCAACAAGCTGTATAGGGAAACGAATATAGAAACAACAAAGCTGGAAACCTTGTTCAAGCTATGCGATACATTTAAATGCAAATTATCGGATTTGATTGAATATGTTCCTGAAGAAAACCAATAG
- a CDS encoding DUF6809 family protein: protein MINALESLTEPLIRIRLELLFVELLEYHTEYNQLSSETDRYFRTLREALPDQLQHTVFLYEDAQISLQSILERSIYIQGFKDALQLFSELKNSSI, encoded by the coding sequence ATGATTAATGCATTAGAATCTTTGACAGAGCCACTTATAAGAATACGTTTAGAATTACTCTTTGTTGAGCTTCTAGAGTACCATACGGAGTACAATCAGCTTTCTTCGGAGACAGATCGATACTTTAGAACGCTTCGCGAAGCGTTACCCGATCAACTTCAACATACGGTTTTTCTGTACGAAGATGCTCAAATTTCTCTCCAATCCATCTTAGAAAGAAGCATCTACATACAAGGTTTCAAAGACGCTCTACAACTCTTTAGTGAATTGAAAAATTCTAGCATTTAG
- a CDS encoding DUF5677 domain-containing protein has product MIARSYVERMVNFLYLQVCDEDDFNSFQLHTTQKAYRRLERSIATTKGKVSIAYTGKDQVSLPNLEEAINRFTSKSGKEITHWTPVSLDKRIEIISERSKIKPSIMLMCKLNIYEDASEALHGTLYGSLFHLGVFSPGTKLSDPNDLLQHYTSLKTTIFWTCGLLTHDLFTLINEKHSNIEDIYIKSNEFTKIAINEMKKAAKYNEETKGFD; this is encoded by the coding sequence ATGATAGCCAGGTCTTATGTTGAGCGAATGGTTAATTTTTTGTATTTACAGGTTTGCGATGAAGATGATTTTAATTCATTCCAATTGCATACAACCCAAAAGGCATATCGAAGATTGGAAAGGTCAATTGCAACAACTAAAGGCAAGGTTAGTATTGCGTATACGGGGAAGGATCAAGTCAGTCTACCGAATTTAGAGGAAGCAATAAATCGATTTACAAGTAAATCAGGAAAAGAGATAACGCATTGGACACCAGTTTCTTTAGATAAACGAATTGAAATTATCAGTGAAAGATCAAAAATAAAACCCAGTATAATGTTGATGTGCAAGCTTAATATTTATGAGGATGCCTCAGAAGCATTGCACGGAACATTGTATGGCTCTCTTTTTCACTTAGGGGTTTTCTCACCAGGCACTAAACTATCAGATCCAAACGATCTATTACAACATTATACTTCCTTAAAGACTACAATTTTTTGGACTTGTGGATTGCTTACTCATGATTTATTCACTTTAATTAACGAGAAACACTCAAACATAGAAGACATATATATTAAATCTAATGAATTTACAAAGATAGCAATTAATGAAATGAAGAAGGCAGCGAAATATAACGAAGAAACCAAGGGATTTGATTGA
- a CDS encoding helix-turn-helix transcriptional regulator has product MISYKPFQKMLIDREIKKQDLLKMTGISSATMAKLNTNEYVSLEVIDKLCTALGCQPGDLLEHIVEK; this is encoded by the coding sequence ATGATTAGTTACAAACCTTTTCAAAAAATGTTGATCGACAGGGAGATTAAGAAGCAGGATTTATTGAAAATGACGGGTATTTCGTCTGCTACAATGGCGAAGCTCAATACGAATGAATATGTATCATTAGAAGTGATTGATAAATTATGTACAGCTTTAGGTTGTCAACCCGGGGATTTATTGGAGCACATAGTGGAGAAATAA
- a CDS encoding exosporium protein C, with protein MVRILDKAAVQPRRRFNLANSFIIRRSPARSLLATITLRIPANSQPNRVDLVATVGVRGVTGIAQILFRIFRDGREIFNTQQGIESAGSEQNYAVTFQAEDRNVIAGAHVYTVTAENLTANTRADVVGPVSFSGLAVKTRT; from the coding sequence TTGGTACGTATTCTCGATAAAGCTGCCGTACAACCGCGCCGTAGATTCAACTTAGCAAACTCATTTATTATCCGACGTTCACCAGCAAGATCTCTCCTTGCAACAATCACTTTACGGATTCCAGCCAATTCTCAACCTAACCGGGTAGATTTAGTAGCAACTGTGGGTGTTCGAGGTGTCACTGGCATTGCGCAAATACTCTTTAGAATCTTCCGCGATGGAAGAGAGATTTTCAACACCCAACAAGGCATCGAATCTGCTGGTTCTGAACAAAATTATGCAGTTACGTTCCAGGCGGAAGATAGAAATGTAATAGCCGGTGCCCATGTTTACACAGTCACAGCAGAAAACCTTACTGCAAATACAAGAGCCGATGTTGTTGGGCCTGTATCGTTTAGTGGGTTAGCCGTTAAAACGAGGACATAA
- a CDS encoding GNAT family N-acetyltransferase — protein MIIKPNDFNVKELKYRIRSTAVEDAKSLSELRLQIDSETENMDRESGEEFIDASGFEEIIKTDQESPRNLFLVAEIENRIVGFSRCEGTNLKRLLHKVEFGICVLKEFWGYGIGKNLLRESIIWADSVGIQKMVLNVLETNKKAIELYTKQGFEIEGVLKHDKLLTDGRLYSSIVMGRFKEK, from the coding sequence ATGATTATTAAACCAAATGACTTTAATGTGAAAGAACTAAAATATCGTATTAGATCTACAGCAGTTGAAGATGCAAAAAGCTTGTCTGAACTACGATTACAAATTGATAGCGAGACAGAAAATATGGACAGAGAAAGTGGAGAAGAGTTTATTGACGCCTCCGGATTTGAGGAGATAATTAAAACAGATCAAGAGAGTCCAAGGAACCTATTCTTAGTTGCTGAAATTGAAAATCGCATTGTTGGTTTTTCGCGGTGCGAAGGAACAAATTTAAAGCGACTATTGCATAAAGTGGAATTTGGAATATGCGTACTAAAAGAATTTTGGGGATATGGAATTGGAAAGAATCTATTAAGAGAGTCTATAATATGGGCTGATTCAGTTGGAATACAAAAAATGGTATTGAACGTGTTAGAGACAAATAAGAAGGCAATAGAATTATATACAAAACAAGGATTTGAAATTGAAGGAGTATTAAAACATGATAAGTTGCTTACTGATGGTAGACTATACAGCAGCATTGTAATGGGTAGATTTAAAGAAAAATAA
- a CDS encoding restriction endonuclease, whose protein sequence is MINPYREFVASISATEFEKYCLEVLNAYAEAEALKNFSILHNQKVQTSDGEYQIDIIAEFIALSVSFKVIVECKRYTRPLEREKIVVLADKVRSLGAHKGILISTSGFQSGATEYARQHGIALLQIFDKYVMHIQASSNLQTNHMLMEFIRQSPEFYAYQWNTRLNDFPDKKIYPSETMLLEIKNKVLKEYDEDSK, encoded by the coding sequence ATGATCAATCCATACCGTGAATTTGTCGCCAGTATTTCTGCCACAGAATTTGAAAAGTATTGTTTGGAAGTATTGAATGCTTACGCTGAAGCCGAAGCACTTAAGAACTTCTCCATACTTCATAACCAAAAAGTTCAGACTAGTGATGGAGAGTACCAAATTGATATTATTGCTGAATTTATAGCCCTGTCTGTAAGCTTCAAAGTTATTGTTGAATGTAAGCGTTACACACGTCCATTGGAACGTGAGAAAATTGTGGTTCTAGCTGATAAGGTACGAAGTTTAGGTGCCCACAAAGGGATATTAATTTCTACATCTGGTTTTCAGAGTGGGGCAACAGAATATGCAAGGCAGCATGGAATTGCTTTGTTACAAATATTCGATAAGTATGTTATGCATATTCAAGCCTCGAGCAATCTCCAAACCAACCATATGCTCATGGAATTTATTAGACAATCTCCTGAATTTTACGCTTACCAATGGAACACTAGACTAAATGATTTTCCTGATAAAAAAATATATCCCTCAGAAACTATGTTATTAGAAATTAAAAATAAAGTATTGAAAGAATACGACGAAGATAGCAAATAA
- a CDS encoding DUF6602 domain-containing protein: MNVKLIFREASKKLISDFNISSQIKHPGSTGTYREESFKKFLLDGRIPHKYAIGSGEIIGPTSDISRQSDLIFYDKENCPVIVFGDSIQVFPSESVYGVIEVKSKLSKQKLIEGLQNIASFKKLVPRSNLANRPFGIIFAYSLGNNSLQSLEQNLREYESTVDYDLWPNMVVVLNEGIIWHRNKLRNSLKSEEFDINTRLSSIHFKQDTLFEFYLSLFDLLSSRRLAKLNLRRYKELPKQVGNHYVSGHDKFVTDKSDSVFELTEAFIEKVYDYCISKGKVEYKTVLLSQFGMVPEGLEERDVAYKVYYYDPDDLPGYHEVENPIIKDGDDYILSNKLKIPSQTISIDGESFIFPTAYITSKDMQVIEGVTSQDL; the protein is encoded by the coding sequence ATGAATGTAAAATTGATATTTAGAGAAGCCTCAAAAAAATTAATATCAGATTTTAATATTTCATCACAAATTAAACATCCAGGATCTACTGGCACTTATAGAGAAGAGTCATTTAAAAAATTCCTTTTGGATGGTCGAATTCCTCATAAATATGCTATAGGATCTGGAGAGATCATAGGACCAACAAGTGATATTTCAAGACAATCCGACTTGATATTTTATGATAAAGAGAATTGTCCAGTGATTGTATTCGGTGATTCTATTCAAGTCTTTCCAAGTGAATCAGTTTATGGAGTAATTGAAGTTAAATCAAAGCTTTCAAAGCAAAAATTAATTGAAGGACTCCAAAATATAGCTTCCTTTAAGAAGCTTGTACCACGAAGTAACTTAGCCAATCGTCCCTTTGGGATAATATTTGCTTATAGCTTGGGAAATAATTCTTTGCAATCACTTGAACAAAACCTTCGAGAGTACGAGTCAACAGTTGATTATGATCTATGGCCCAACATGGTAGTAGTGCTCAATGAGGGGATCATATGGCATAGAAATAAACTCAGAAACAGCTTAAAAAGTGAAGAATTTGATATAAATACTCGATTGAGTTCAATCCATTTCAAACAGGATACTCTATTTGAGTTCTACTTATCACTATTTGACTTGCTGTCGAGCAGAAGGTTAGCAAAGTTAAATCTACGTAGATATAAAGAATTACCAAAGCAAGTAGGAAACCATTATGTATCTGGTCATGATAAGTTTGTTACCGATAAGTCAGATAGTGTATTTGAATTAACAGAAGCGTTTATTGAAAAAGTATACGATTATTGCATATCTAAAGGGAAAGTTGAATACAAAACAGTATTGTTATCTCAGTTTGGTATGGTACCTGAAGGTTTAGAAGAAAGGGATGTTGCATATAAAGTTTATTACTATGATCCAGATGACTTACCTGGTTACCATGAAGTAGAGAATCCAATAATTAAAGATGGTGATGATTATATCCTTTCAAATAAATTAAAAATTCCTAGTCAAACAATTAGTATTGACGGCGAAAGTTTTATTTTCCCTACTGCTTATATTACTTCAAAAGATATGCAAGTTATAGAAGGAGTAACATCTCAAGACTTATAG